Proteins from a single region of Budorcas taxicolor isolate Tak-1 chromosome 11, Takin1.1, whole genome shotgun sequence:
- the MPV17 gene encoding protein Mpv17 isoform X1, with protein sequence MALWRAYQRALTTHPWKVQVLTAGSLMGLGDVISQQLVEKRGLRAHQAGRTLTMASLGCGFVGPVVGGWYRVLDRLIPGTTKVDALKKMLLDQGGFAPCFLGCFLPLVGTLNGLSAQDNWAKLQRDFPDALITNYYLWPAVQLANFYLVPLHYRLAVVQCVAVIWNSYLSWKAHRL encoded by the exons ATGGCACTTTGGCGGGCCTACCAGCGGGCTCTGACTACTCACCCGTGGAAGGTACAGGTCCTGACAGCTG GGTCTCTGATGGGCCTGGGTGACGTGATCTCACAGCAGCTGGTGGAGAAGCGAGGTCTGCGGGCACACCAAGCTGGCAGGACCCTGACAATGGCCTCCTTGGGCTGTGGCTTCGTG GGCCCTGTGGTAGGAGGCTGGTACAGAGTTTTGGACCGGCTCATTCCTGGCACCACCAAGGTGGATGCACTAAAGAAGATGCTGCTGGATCAG GGGGGCTTTGCCCCATGTTTTCTGGGCTGTTTCCTCCCACTGGTTGGGACCCTCAATGGACTGTCAGCCCAGGACAACTGGGCCAAACTCCAGCGG GACTTTCCTGATGCTCTCATCACCAACTACTAT CTCTGGCCTGCCGTGCAGTTGGCCAACTTCTACCTGGTTCCTCTTCATTACAG GTTGGCTGTGGTCCAGTGTGTTGCTGTTATCTGGAACTCCTACCTGTCCTGGAAGGCACACCGGCTCTAA
- the MPV17 gene encoding protein Mpv17 isoform X2 — protein sequence MGLGDVISQQLVEKRGLRAHQAGRTLTMASLGCGFVGPVVGGWYRVLDRLIPGTTKVDALKKMLLDQGGFAPCFLGCFLPLVGTLNGLSAQDNWAKLQRDFPDALITNYYLWPAVQLANFYLVPLHYRLAVVQCVAVIWNSYLSWKAHRL from the exons ATGGGCCTGGGTGACGTGATCTCACAGCAGCTGGTGGAGAAGCGAGGTCTGCGGGCACACCAAGCTGGCAGGACCCTGACAATGGCCTCCTTGGGCTGTGGCTTCGTG GGCCCTGTGGTAGGAGGCTGGTACAGAGTTTTGGACCGGCTCATTCCTGGCACCACCAAGGTGGATGCACTAAAGAAGATGCTGCTGGATCAG GGGGGCTTTGCCCCATGTTTTCTGGGCTGTTTCCTCCCACTGGTTGGGACCCTCAATGGACTGTCAGCCCAGGACAACTGGGCCAAACTCCAGCGG GACTTTCCTGATGCTCTCATCACCAACTACTAT CTCTGGCCTGCCGTGCAGTTGGCCAACTTCTACCTGGTTCCTCTTCATTACAG GTTGGCTGTGGTCCAGTGTGTTGCTGTTATCTGGAACTCCTACCTGTCCTGGAAGGCACACCGGCTCTAA
- the UCN gene encoding urocortin — MRTAGRAALLAALLLLAQLRPGSSQWSREEAAAAAGFRDPSLRWSPGTRNHGGGAHALLLLLAERFPRRRAEQGRWGSRTAGERLRRDDPPLSIDLTFHLLRTLLELARTQSQRERAEQNRIIFDSVGK; from the coding sequence ATGAGGACGGCGGGACGCGCGGCATTGCTGGCCGCGCTGCTGCTCCTGGCACAGCTGCGCCCGGGGAGCAGCCAGTGGAGtcgggaggaggcggcggcggccgccGGGTTCCGAGATCCGAGTCTGCGCTGGAGCCCCGGGACAAGGAACCACGGCGGCGGGGCCCACGCGCTCCTCTTGCTGCTGGCGGAGCGCTTCCCGCGCCGCCGGGCGGAGCAGGGCCGATGGGGATCCAGGACGGCAGGTGAGCGGCTGCGACGGGACGACCCTCCCCTGTCCATTGACCTCACCTTCCACCTACTACGGACCCTGCTGGAACTCGCGCGGACGCAGAGCCAGAGGGAGCGCGCCGAGCAGAACCGCATCATATTCGACTCGGTGGGCAAGTGA